gttggATGAATTTTTCAGGATCACCAACGAATGATGAAATGCGGAGTTTGGAGTGTTTGTGACTTGAATACTAGTGTTTTTTGCTCCCTTGAAATGGGGCGCACTTTTGAGTACTTTTGAAAATCAGACCGCATTAAAGATAATCATCAAATAACCATAACAAAACCAAACATATTCTTTACAATAATTTAGTCTAGAAATAGGCATCTGAATATCGATTAGTTGATGAATATCTTAACAAATTggcaaatgataaaattttggGTTTTTGCGGGtaacatatgaaataaaaaagattaaaggCTTCGCAAgattaagttttgaaaaaaaggaaaaatatcagtaCAGTGCAGCTCAGGGCAGCAAATAATCCTCAAACAAAACTGCAAATTATCCAAACGGAAGACAGCAAATGATCCCGTTAAAAAATCAGGAATAACATGCATGAATGAATGGATAAGGAAGTGAACCGGTTCCGTGTGACATCAAATGTCGATTTCATACCTTTAGTTGCACTTATTTAAAACACAGCTATCACGACGAATTAAAAGTGATAAAAGACTCGGCTCACTACAAgtgaaagctgaaaaaaagcATCTCTCCTCAATAATAACTGGAAAAATTGAGATGTCAATACAGACATATGGTAACAGTATTTTAAAGGCCGTAATCATAAAAAATTGTACTGAAAATGAATCCCCTCTTAACCGAAAACTTTTTCTCCCTATCGTTAAAACCCAAAAAACTAAGAGTTGAGTGTGGCTTTCAGATAAATTAATCCTTGAACGAAAACTGTTCAAATCAATCTCAGTGATCAAACCGCTCGCATACTCgtcatattttgtttgttgCCTTGAACTTTTCTTACAGAACTTCATTGTCATGGACGGTGTTCGcgttttcttcctgtttttggTTGAattcaattaattcaaataGTTTACCCTTCAATTGCAcctttaatcataaccattacaatctcctcaaatgtgattggtgcatcagctgctttatattCCACTTATCACTCTGTatagttgtaatcggacagtaTAGTCGGACcgttggctgtaatcggacacctgtaatcggacagaTTACAACCAATCATACTAAGttcactcagctaaatccaccaatcacagaattgatcacaataaccatagcaacaaccacttaccctgaaaaaaaaaaaagaaaaaacaaaaaaaactgggaaatttccaGATTTTTTGCTTCAGACATTGTCCCCACTAGAGATGTTTGTCTcaaatgtattttctttttcggaAATTATAATGGTTATGATTTACTCACTCCTCTGGGAAGGCCATCATCTGAGACACTTCGGCCTCTTAGCCGAAAACTTTcaaatgcattttaaattcattccCAGTGTTGTTAAAATTGTGACAAgtattacaaagtgcgacagaACAGGTGCAATGAGGAGTCTCACCATGGAAAAAACTCTTTGCAGCTCTTCCTTTAATTAATTGTACAACTCTATGGACTGCCTAAAATGCGTCAATCTTCGTGTTTGGCCgcaatttattttaatgagtATTCATCTGTTAGCGTAAAATTCATTTCTCGCATCTCTACGAGTAAATTTGATAACAATCTTTAAGGGCGTCTGAACTGAAGGGGTTATTCTCAATCTTGCTTTACTTCGCGCCGAAGGGGAACTTGGAGTCGGCGGACGTGGAATTACTAACAAACTGGATAAGGGGCCCATAAtgctagttttgttttttttcgagCTTGGCGAATATTTcatcttttatattttttttccaatctaGTATCTTTTTCGGCCCATGTGGTATTTTCCTTTTACAGTTTTAATGtttcatttgcctttttttctattATCAACCTGTGGACAACTTGTGAAATTTTTAGACAGAACAGCAGTTGCCTGACAATTTATTTTACAGCGGTATTAAATCATCTCCTGGTAATGGAGCCCACGAAAATTGAAGCAGGAGTTTCCATCAAAATAAAGCTAAAATTTTGACGACCAAGAAGGCGAAAATCAATAAAGTAAAAGGCTATAGTTTGTAAAATACCCAAGAGAAAGCGGGATCAATAGTCTTATAAGAATGTCTTAGGTCTAATAGTGTAAATCATAATTTGTTCATTAACTTCGTaaatcgtaattttttttatgtatgcGAGGTTCCAGTTACTTCAAATTTCCGGGTCGATTATTTTGTATTGGCTGCTTTTTTGTGTCTGTTCAATGTCTTTCCTTGTTTAAAATATAAGCACTGTAACTCAAGATATCTTAGGAAAGCGCAAAGTTGCATAGTCTAAActaaaggaaatatttcttagACGACGGCGTGAGCAACATTCAAACCAAAGTTTTAAACGACCAAAAGCGGTACATTCCCACGGTAAGTACGCCCCTTTACGTACGCGTTCCCTTTAGTTTACAACATTTAGGACATTTCCAATTCGAAAGTCCGTGATGCTGTAGGAAGGGACTGATTTCTCTTGTACGTGCTGTATGATTAATTTGGGCCCCTGAAATAAGGTTTCGTTATGAAAGAACAACGAAAAAATGTAAATCGTTTTTGGAAATGTGATCAATTTATTATCAGCTGGGCAAGCCAGGTTGTAACATCACTTGAAAGCATACTTTGCAACTTACAAAGGACAACGGGTAACGAGACAATTATTCTGCCAGATATTATTCAGTATCCCTGTATGGTTACATTGTTTCTATTAATGGTCATAAAGGAGACAAATTTATAATCGAAGTAGCCATTTACAGCTTTTCTTGGGTCACGAATACGGTTTCCTGCTCCATCCACATTTGTAGCAGGAGTTTGTCCAGCTTTGTGAGACCAGTATCCATTATTGTCCAATCGGTAAAAGTGAAAATCACGATCAAAATAATCATTTGGATCGCCTGtggaaagagagagaagaacACTGAGCTggtatttttaaataacttatAACCGTGGTATAAGTACGATATAAAGGCGAACGATACATAGATATAGTTTGTGAtctctgtttaaaaaaagtgtGATGTTCGAAACCCATACACTCCTTGTTTcttgttgcaaatgtttttgttcttgtgggATACAGATTAGAGTACTTGTACACCAGGTAATTACGAAAGTGATTTTCGATTTCAGTTGAATTCTAGAATAAAATAGGAAAAGTAGAATGGTACAAATAGTAATGTATTAATATGGTAGGTTGCCTACCTTTATAAGAGTATGAGCTttcaaccaaaaaataaatgctGCACATGATTTAATTATTGAGAGTTCGATACAATTGCCAAATTTGGTAATCCAACGATGCACCTTTACTTACCAATGTAGACAAACAGTGCAATCAGATGTTCTGGTCCCTTTGGGGCGCACATGTGTTTTTTTGCTACCAGGGAAACACATCCATCAGCTTCTGTAGCTCGTTTCATGTCTTCGGCGGTAAATAGAAAAGGGTATGGCTGTCCCGCTCCAAAGCCAGGCTGTGCAAAAGTGTTGTTCCGGATCGTGCTTGCGTAGTTATAGCAGTTGTTTCTCCGCACATACGCTGGTCCGTTCCAATGACTCGGGTCGTACCATGGAGCATATCGTTTTCTTCTCCTACTCATCGCAGACACGTTTCCATTTCGGATTTCCATCTCCACGATGTTTCTCACATTGGACGATATTTTACCCTCTGGGCTGCTGCGAAGTAACATCAGTTGTAAGCTCTCTGTTTCAGAACCAACCACCAGCTTTTGCGATTGCTTCTGTCCTTGTTTCACCTCTTGTACCACAAATCCTTGGTATCCGAGCTTTGGAGGCGCCTCATCTGGTTCGTACAAGGTGGCACTGTTTAAGGAGGCTATGATTTCTTGGTAATTTGAGTTCCCTTGTTGGATCGTCCAACTTGGGTCACGTACGCCAGAAAACACTTCCAATACGACGTTAAGGCTGTCTGCACGAAACAAATGATTCAAGAATTAATGAAAGCAGTTGAATCACATGAACACATCTCTGAATCTAGATCTACCTTACCTTCAGggttgtcatttttgtttttgcgtCCTTTAGGTTTCTTTCCTGTTGAATAAGGAATGATATCAATGATGACACGCTTTGGGAAGACAAGAGCTTTGCTTTTCTCACGCGACCGGGCGCTTggccaggtttttttttttagcttttccaGCAATGTTTGAAATTATAACACACAACACAAATAAGATCATTTGTTAAGAGTCGGGGAGACCAACAGATCAACCTATTCCGGAGAGCAACCTAttcaaaaataggaaaatataaGTAAAACAGGGTAACAAAATCTTTAACCTAGTGCAGTGCCCTGAACAAAGACAATGATAATCATCAACGAAACGATCCAACGCCACATTGTGTGCTCGACTATTTACGTGATTTGAAGTGCTTCTTCTTGATCCCGTTAAAATTAGGATATGAGTACCGGACGAAGAAGCTAACTCCTTATTTATAGTTAAGTTAGATTCTAAAGTGGGCGTTCGAGTACTCTGAGAAATGAATGCGTGGGTTTGAGATTTATTCGCAGAGCAAAGATACATGCCATAAAATGACTTATTATCTATGAGGTCTTCCGATGTCTAAAAGCTTTTAGATGCactatttaatgttttttctcACGGCAGCAACATATAGTCCCCAAAAGAAGTCGCTCAATTCTAATGTAGACCTCAAGTAAAATGTGAGGTTGACGTTGAAATGTTCTAACTTATGAGCCAGTCGGTTAACAAGCGAGGATCAGGGCAGAAATATCCCATGAATTACGTTATTGTTCAGGGGGCATATCAGTTTTTCGCTTAAAATATGGCGTGGGATTCCCTCGTAACAGGCGAAGTTTTTCCCATTATTGTTCATTGACAAGCTTTTTGATTAGAGTTTGAGCAGTGACGCAGCAAGAGCTACAGAAATGTATAGCTCCACCGCCTTCTTTTTGATGAACAACACGATAAAAACGCTAGTTACACTCGTTGTGATCCTTCTGGCCTTGGACTTATCGTGATGCAATTCGATCGCAAAGTTGGCCTGAGTCTGAGTAGTTCGTTAGTATTGTATTAGTATCACTAGTATCAGTCAGCAAAAAGACTCTGGCTTAACCAATATAAGCATTCTTCTTAATTTCTTCTTGCCAttagttttgttcttcattatCGAAGAGTCCCACATGACTATCCCATGAGGTAAATATAAGGCATGTAGGTATCTACATGCCTTATATTTTTAGTGAAGATAAGTCTCCCACTTAAAGATATATCTAAAAGTATGGTGAAATTACTCTGTTGAACTGGGATTTTCGGGGACTTCAGCAGAGTATCCTATAATTTCTTAGCTAACTAGTATCATTTCAAGCACCGTTTTATTACCTTGTCAGATATCTATCGATAAGAGGCTCGAGTCCTTAGAAAGTCCTCTAGCACTACATTAATTTCAGTTTCTGTTATACCAGTTATTAAGTTTCAATAGTTAAACTgttcaaaatatgatttttactacataaaaaaagtttagaCAGTATTAATTTCACGAGAACTCTTTTTTCAGCTTAGCTCTTACTGACAATCCCCTACATACATTTCCCTTCGAAACATTAGATAGTGGAGCTCTTAAAAGATTTCACCAAATGGTCAGTCGATTAATTGTCAAATATCATATTCTGTGTTTGATGAAGAGAATTCAAGCAAAGGTCAACAACACGGTgctctttttccattttctaaGTATTTATCAATACAACAGATGATAGTAAGTTAAATGTGATGCCATTTCAACCTGTTCCGAGCGGCTGGTGGTTCTCGTCCAACTGAAAGCATGGCACAAGCTAGCTGCTTCTAAACACACTTAGCATGTGGAGAGCATAGTAAAAAACTGACCAAGCATTCTGTGCTACCGTTTGCATCTTATGAAACCGCTGAGAATGAAGAGGACATGTAAATATATTGACGTTCACTCGGACTTGATTAAGAAAATTGAACACGGCTGAGTTACGTTTTACCAGTCAAAACTTTCGACAGAGCAGAATATCAGAAATGATCCTTTTTTTAATGGATACCATAAGTAGGAGCACTATGTTAGTGTCCGCAGAAATAAATGCTATCGCAAattaagagcaaaaaaatgCAAGTTGGGATTACTGGATCTCTTTTGGATTTGGGGTTTTCAGCGCGTTGGGTTTTAGTTTGACTCCAATTGTGCCCGGTCGGTTTGGATGGCCGATAAAAAATACATCaaccaaattattttaacttttttatctCGCACCATCTACTCAAATGTGAAATTGTCTTTAGGGACAATGTGGGATTCGAGGCTTAAAATCCTCAACTGGTCTGTATTTTTTACGGCACAACAGTTTAGCACAGCTGACTAAGTTGATTATGCATATCTATGCCCTGAATATGATTTCTAGGTTCTTTGCGACAGGTTGATCTAGTGAACCCTTTCATAAGACCCACGCTTAATTTTAAGAACTAAAAGTTAGTTAAATTATGCATGTTTGGACACATGCATATATCGTTAGACGCAGAGGGATATTTTCAAGTCTACAACATAAGCTTTGAAGACCACATACATATACGTCGTTAGAAGGAGAAACATTTCCAAGAGACTTTTTACAGCACAAAATCTGATAGAAGACATGACGAACGTTTTCTTCACGGTTAACTTGGGAATGGTACTTCTTTCCTTTCAAGGCATTGCTAATGGTAAGCAGACAATGACTAGAAAAAAGAATATTGTAGTCGCAAGAAACTTTACG
The sequence above is a segment of the Pocillopora verrucosa isolate sample1 chromosome 13, ASM3666991v2, whole genome shotgun sequence genome. Coding sequences within it:
- the LOC136277798 gene encoding uncharacterized protein; this translates as MGYFCPDPRLLTDWLIRKKPKGRKNKNDNPEDSLNVVLEVFSGVRDPSWTIQQGNSNYQEIIASLNSATLYEPDEAPPKLGYQGFVVQEVKQGQKQSQKLVVGSETESLQLMLLRSSPEGKISSNVRNIVEMEIRNGNVSAMSRRRKRYAPWYDPSHWNGPAYVRRNNCYNYASTIRNNTFAQPGFGAGQPYPFLFTAEDMKRATEADGCVSLVAKKHMCAPKGPEHLIALFVYIGDPNDYFDRDFHFYRLDNNGYWSHKAGQTPATNVDGAGNRIRDPRKAVNGYFDYKFVSFMTINRNNVTIQGY